A window from Heteronotia binoei isolate CCM8104 ecotype False Entrance Well chromosome 15, APGP_CSIRO_Hbin_v1, whole genome shotgun sequence encodes these proteins:
- the LOC132584138 gene encoding olfactory receptor 734-like: protein MEQSNSSGVSEFVLLGLSQVKEVEFILFLIFVLFYSLILPGNILIILTIWMDHQLDSPMYFFLASLAFLDICYSSVIPPKMLADFVSQHKIISYGGCMCQLFFLHFLGAGEMFLLIAMAYDRYVAICRPLQYMYLVNRTMCCILVGASWTGGFVHAIILVTMTHQLSFCGPNILDNFFCDVHQVIRLACTDTHRVEVLTFINNGLVILTAFILLLISYAILLIKLGTSVSHGRSKASSTCVTHIIVVFVMFTPAIYLYTRPSEPLPLDKVVAVFHTVIFPLLNPVIYTMRNKEIKSSMKKLIKRYSLLATE from the coding sequence ATGGAACAGAGTAACAGTTCTGGTGTGTCTGAATTTGTTCTTCTAGGACTATCCCAAGTTAAAGAAGTCGAGTTTATCCTATTTCTCATATTTGTTCTCTTCTACTCACTGATCCTGCCTGGGAACATCCTTATAATTCTTACCATTTGGATGGACCACCAGCTGGACTCCCCAATGTACTTTTTCCTAGCCAGTCTGGCCTTCCTTGACATCTGCTACAGTTCTGTTATACCACCAAAGATGTTGGCTGACTTTGTTAGCCAGCACAAAATAATCTCTTATGGTGGATGCATGTGCCAgctctttttcttgcatttcttggGAGCAGGTGAGATGTTCCTACTGATAGCCATGGCCTATGATAGGTATGTGGCAATATGTCGACCCCTGCAATACATGTACCTTGTAAACAGAACCATGTGCTGCATCTTGGTTGGGGCATCATGGACTGGAGGATTTGTTCATGCTATTATCCTTGTAACTATGACCCACCAGCTCTCCTTCTGTGGACCCAATATCTTAGACAACTTCTTCTGTGATGTCCATCAAGTCATCAGGTTGGCCTGTACTGATACTCACAGAGTAGAGGTCCTGACTTTCATCAACAATGGGCTGGTTATATTAACAGCCTTTATACTTTTGCTCATCTCATATGCTATTCTTTTAATCAAGTTAGGAACTAGTGTATCCCATGGAAGGAGTAAAGCCTCCTCCACCTGTGTCACGCATATCattgttgtctttgtgatgttcACCCCAGCCATCTACCTCTACACACGGCCTTCAGAACCTTTACCCTTGGACAAAGTGGTTGCTGTCTTCCATACTGTGATCTTTCCTTTGTTAAACCCAGTGATCTACACAATGAGGAACAAAGAAATTAAGAGCTCCATGAAGAAGTTAATCAAAAGATACAGTCTCTTGGCAACAGAGTAA